Proteins from one Salmo salar chromosome ssa29, Ssal_v3.1, whole genome shotgun sequence genomic window:
- the LOC106590360 gene encoding caveolae-associated protein 4a: protein MADKLGLAVGDDTTSIMALLERVAGIIDNVQTCQTRMEERQLELENSVKTIQEDVVKLTVNHAATSSTVDKLLEKTRKVSCHIKDVRVRVENQNIRVKKVEITQEELLAKNKFRVVIYQGDSEVPAVAAGKEPKGPSQPKEPKPSAAEVEPDHFELPPESDEEYMVVEEASSTAAKIKKSGLSRIESFKSTFSRANMTKTKENMNSKVGQMGELIVSTERREKIRQSGERLKQSGSRLKESIASHVPAKLKKERTVAEGREGAEGVTEDAAPIPPPKGRKSASPDLAYTEVTKEAEDGEGEVPINDVKQLS from the exons ATGGCTGATAAACTGGGTCTGGCTGTGGGGGATGACACGACGTCCATCATGGCGTTATTGGAGCGTGTGGCGGGCATCATTGACAACGTGCAGACGTGTCAGACACGTATGGAGGAGAGGCAGCTAGAATTGGAGAACAGCGTCAAGACCATCCAGGAGGACGTGGTGAAGCTGACGGTAAACCACGCTGCCACCAGCAGCACAGTGGACAAGCTGCTGGAGAAGACGCGGAAGGTCAGCTGCCACATCAAGGATGTCCGGGTACGGGTGGAGAATCAGAACATCCGTGTCAAGAAGGTGGAAATAACCCAGGAGGAACTGTTGGCCAAGAACAAGTTCCGGGTTGTTATCTACCAG GGTGACAGTGAGGTGCCAGCTGTGGCAGCCGGAAAGGAACCCAAAGGACCCAGTCAACCCAAGGAACCCAAACCGTCGGCGGCCGAAGTGGAGCCAGACCACTTTGAGCTCCCCCCTGAGTCTGATGAGGAGTACATGGTGGTGGAGGAAGCCTCGTCCACGGCCGCCAAGATTAAGAAATCAGGCCTGAGCCGCATCGAGAGCTTCAAATCTACCTTCTCCCGCGCGAACATGACCAAGACGAAAGAGAACATGAACAGCAAGGTTGGCCAGATGGGTGAGCTCATCGTATCGACTGAGCGCCGGGAGAAGATCCGCCAGTCCGGCGAGAGGCTCAAGCAGTCCGGCTCGCGGCTCAAGGAATCTATTGCCAGCCATGTGCCAGCCAAACTGAAGAAGGAGAGGACTGTGGCGGAGGGCCGGGAGGGGGCCGAGGGGGTCACTGAGGATGCCGCACCCATCCCACCACCCAAGGGACGCAAATCCGCAAGCCCTGACCTCGCCTACACGGAGGTGACCAAGGAGgctgaggatggagagggtgaggTACCGATAAATGATGTCAAGCAGCTCTCCTAA